The Bacilli bacterium region ATTCCATTCGCTTTCGCCGTGTCGAACTAAAACTATTTTATACATATTTATTTGCTCCTTATTTAGCCTAATTCTATCATAATCTAGAAAAAAGTCGCTTTTTATGATTGGTAAATGCAATAAAAAAAGTCTCTGTCGAAAGAGACCTTTTCTAAAGATAAATTAAATTAAATCACATCTGCCTTGACTGATTAATCGTCCGCTATGGCGGTCAAAGAGAAGTATTTCTTGACCCTTAAAATCAAAGCGCATCTTTTCTCCTAAATGATAGACCACGCCACCGAAGATGACGCCGGTTAAAAGGTATTCTCCCACCTGTACTTTGACCGTGGTTTCCATACCAGCCGGCATGGCGCTATAAATAGTTCCTTCAAACTTACCATCGGCTTTAAAATCAATAAATTCCGGCCGGATACCCACCACATAATCCTCATCGGTAATATTCTCATCCTCTTGAACAACTTCCTCGTCGTTAACTTTTGCAATGTGATACTTGAAGTTGACATCCTTGTTGCCCTTTTCAACATACCCCTTTTGGCTCTTGTTTGCCTCATCTTTACTTTTCGCATCCATTTCCTGCTTTTTGATATCTTTATGAACCGAGGCTAAATCCAAAGGTTTATCAAACGTAAATTTCACGTGCTGCTTTGAAAATACTTCTAAGTCAATAAAGCCATTTTCTTTTTGGCTCCCCTTAGCCTCGATGAAGTTAATTGAAGGATTACCCACAAAGTCGGCGACAAAGAGATTGGCCGGCTTTTTATATATGTCTAAGGGAGCGGCATCTTGCTGAACGACCCCGTTGTTAATAAGACAGATTTTTGTCGCCAGCGTCATCGCCTCCAATTGGTCATGCGTGACATAAACAAATGTCGCATTCGTGTCGTGATGAAGCCGTTGTAACTCGGAACGCATTTCCAGCCGTAACTTGGCATCCAGATTGCTTAAGGGTTCATCCATGAACAGCACTTTAGGTTCCGGGGCCAATGTACGCGCGATGGCTACTCGTTGCTGTTGACCACCGCTTAATTCACTCGGATAGCGATCCATAAACTCACCGATTTTGACAATTCGACTTACCGCGCGTACCCGAAGATCAACTTCTTCTTTATCCAGTTTTCGCTCTTTCAGAAGCAAATTGCCATTTTTCGTAATTGCGAATGTTTCGTCAAGTTCTTTTCCCTCTTTTGCCAGATTGGCTTTTACTTTGTCGATATTCGCTTGATAGCGTCTGCAAAGATCGACTGTTTTTAACTCTAAATCCGCATTTTCAAGAAGATGAATTTTTAAGGAAAAAAGTTCTTTGGCCGACGACATGGAAATCTCATAACTATCGATTAGTTTTATCAGGACTTTTTTGTTATCAATCTGCCCTTTTTTATTTTTGCAGTCATTGATGTTTTTGAGCAGTTCCTTAGGCTTAGATAGAATCGCGATGAACTTAGCCCATTTTTTGGCATCATGGGCGATAAAAGGTAGGGTCTCTTTAATATTTTTAAGGCCAAAAGCAATATTGTTATAGACCGTCATATTCGGCCACAGAGCATAGTTTTGAAAAAGAAATCCGACGCGTCGTTTACTCGCGGGAACGTTTATCTCTCGTTCGCTATCAAATACCACCTGATCACCGATAGTGATTTTTCCTTCGGTCGGCGTTTCTAAACCCGCAATCATTCGTAAGGTGGTTGTCTTGCCACAGCCTGATGGGCCTAAAAGGGTAACAAATGAGTTATTTTCAATTGTCAAATCAAGATGGTCAACTGCATAGTAATTACCCCAACGCTTGCTGACATTAGTAAGTTTTATTTCTGGCATATTTTATCCTCCAATACTCTTA contains the following coding sequences:
- a CDS encoding ABC transporter ATP-binding protein, with translation MPEIKLTNVSKRWGNYYAVDHLDLTIENNSFVTLLGPSGCGKTTTLRMIAGLETPTEGKITIGDQVVFDSEREINVPASKRRVGFLFQNYALWPNMTVYNNIAFGLKNIKETLPFIAHDAKKWAKFIAILSKPKELLKNINDCKNKKGQIDNKKVLIKLIDSYEISMSSAKELFSLKIHLLENADLELKTVDLCRRYQANIDKVKANLAKEGKELDETFAITKNGNLLLKERKLDKEEVDLRVRAVSRIVKIGEFMDRYPSELSGGQQQRVAIARTLAPEPKVLFMDEPLSNLDAKLRLEMRSELQRLHHDTNATFVYVTHDQLEAMTLATKICLINNGVVQQDAAPLDIYKKPANLFVADFVGNPSINFIEAKGSQKENGFIDLEVFSKQHVKFTFDKPLDLASVHKDIKKQEMDAKSKDEANKSQKGYVEKGNKDVNFKYHIAKVNDEEVVQEDENITDEDYVVGIRPEFIDFKADGKFEGTIYSAMPAGMETTVKVQVGEYLLTGVIFGGVVYHLGEKMRFDFKGQEILLFDRHSGRLISQGRCDLI